From a region of the Armatimonadota bacterium genome:
- a CDS encoding helix-turn-helix domain-containing protein produces MASRLLKIKEVVEETGISRSKLHQFIRRGDLRTVYVGKSPRIRPEDLEDFIERLGDDCER; encoded by the coding sequence ATGGCAAGCCGATTATTGAAAATCAAGGAAGTCGTCGAAGAGACTGGAATAAGCCGGTCGAAGCTACACCAATTCATCCGTCGCGGGGATCTTCGTACTGTGTACGTTGGCAAGTCGCCCCGTATTCGGCCCGAAGATCTCGAAGACTTCATTGAACGGTTGGGCGACGATTGCGAAAGATGA
- a CDS encoding putative DNA binding domain-containing protein, with protein MPLSPEDLQTIGSYESLALVLNRELDWPEGPWDEFRIEDLYGLNDLGNLHSLSAINLKGQEWGIFLADFGEEKLERKGLGKALKALAEKARENRPWPTWPIETILFICRSENDHWTFARYSGTRNKAKLETFGWDDPRHSRTVVEFNLAGLDWNKQDEWHKAWDVKRVVRNFYTRFRDIFEAHEEDVVIDRNKGKGKPKKMPAGEQRTLFLQRITNRLLFLAFLQKKRWLEVDGHKPDYLFHLYDRWKADPQGRTFFQVLRVLFFNVLNEPDDAKRATVEPIVGNGPYLNGGLFHEEAHEDESKWDSDGLAIPPDELFEDLLGEKGLFRQYNFTAIENYDETDQDVAVDPEMLGKIFEELVTDRHDGGSYYTPRPIVAFMCQEALRGYLETEGFENDATLRLVAEREPAGFDPKDFRPLLQALARVRVVDPACGSGAYLVGMLHEIITLIEALEHRFEPLEPHDEYQRKLNIIKNSIYGVDLKDFAVNIARLRMWLSLAVEFRGKNPPPLPNLDFKIETGDALLGPSPEAIGQLALGDDKLEEITKKKAQFMKADPEDQDALESEIREMIDKAKSDMPNVGGEKPFYWLAEFCEVFETGDANRDGFDIVIANPPYVRQELIKDIKPYLKSVYGEFYSGTADLYTYFYCRAVQLLRTGGMLSFISSNKWFKAVYGEELRGFLASQTSIRSITNFGDLPVFTATAYPMIFVARKESIEVQSTILTLVRTLDPPYPDVKALVEMEGFLLPTDAIQGSVWRLADKESLSKLRRMEQVGIPLGKYVKGNIYRGILTGYNKAFMIDDARRDQLIASDPKSADLIRPLAFGKDIRRWVVSREDQWVLFIPWHCPWQHEKSISGASKGAEKEFAKTYPAVYKYLKSHRAGLEARNQAETGIRYEWYALQRWGAEYYREFDKPRIVFPDIAKEARFAFAPPGLMINDTSFMIVLEDLYLVGITNSLLFLSLVDIFVPQIQNGFYRFKRAYLEPIPVPKAGEKDRKAISDLVQKCLDAKSALIDADVSDHEAKIDRRVEYLYFHQDEFDTFEAWQEHLKTEKHRLEQDTRALIKEHEGKQVELKETLEFVDRPPKGVTGEALAQWRSKKQADCVHGVLKTIVAFLNSKGGTLLIGVHDNGTIPGIEPDYKLCGQRQDWDGFVQKLVALVKDRIAPLYHELEPLRVRLDGKTVCRIDIEPSKTPRYLDGVLYIRLAGETIALEGRELEDWLRDREDKG; from the coding sequence ATGCCACTAAGCCCGGAAGACTTGCAGACAATCGGCTCATACGAGTCATTGGCCCTGGTGCTGAACCGAGAACTCGACTGGCCTGAAGGCCCGTGGGACGAATTTCGGATCGAAGACCTGTACGGTTTGAACGACCTCGGTAACCTTCATTCGCTCTCCGCGATCAACCTCAAAGGACAAGAATGGGGCATCTTTCTCGCTGATTTCGGGGAGGAGAAACTCGAGCGCAAAGGCCTGGGGAAAGCTCTCAAGGCTCTGGCGGAAAAAGCCAGAGAAAACCGCCCGTGGCCGACGTGGCCGATCGAGACGATCCTGTTCATCTGTCGCTCGGAGAACGACCACTGGACGTTCGCACGATATTCAGGCACCCGCAACAAGGCGAAATTGGAAACGTTCGGATGGGACGATCCACGCCACTCAAGGACGGTTGTCGAATTTAACCTCGCCGGTCTCGACTGGAACAAGCAGGATGAATGGCACAAAGCGTGGGACGTCAAGCGCGTCGTCAGGAACTTCTACACGCGGTTTCGCGACATATTTGAGGCGCACGAAGAAGACGTCGTTATCGACCGGAACAAGGGCAAAGGTAAGCCCAAGAAGATGCCTGCTGGCGAACAGCGAACGCTGTTCCTCCAGAGGATTACGAACCGCCTACTGTTCCTTGCGTTCCTACAGAAGAAGCGCTGGCTCGAAGTTGACGGGCACAAGCCCGACTATCTCTTCCACCTCTACGACCGTTGGAAGGCTGACCCGCAGGGTCGGACCTTCTTCCAGGTTCTGCGCGTTCTCTTCTTCAATGTCCTCAACGAGCCTGATGATGCAAAGAGGGCGACAGTCGAACCGATCGTCGGAAACGGCCCCTACCTGAACGGTGGCCTGTTCCACGAGGAAGCGCACGAAGACGAATCAAAGTGGGATAGCGACGGCCTTGCGATCCCGCCTGACGAACTATTCGAAGACCTCCTTGGCGAGAAGGGCCTTTTCCGGCAGTACAATTTCACGGCGATCGAGAACTACGACGAGACGGATCAGGACGTCGCTGTCGATCCCGAGATGCTCGGCAAGATCTTTGAAGAGCTTGTCACCGACCGCCACGACGGCGGCTCGTACTACACCCCGCGACCTATCGTCGCTTTCATGTGCCAGGAGGCTTTGCGCGGCTACCTGGAGACCGAAGGCTTCGAAAATGACGCCACGCTTAGGCTAGTCGCTGAGCGCGAACCGGCTGGCTTCGACCCGAAGGACTTCAGGCCGCTCCTACAAGCGCTTGCCAGAGTCCGGGTCGTCGATCCGGCATGCGGTTCGGGCGCGTACCTCGTCGGCATGCTCCACGAGATCATCACATTGATCGAGGCACTTGAGCACCGGTTCGAGCCGCTTGAGCCACACGACGAATACCAGCGCAAACTCAACATCATCAAGAACTCGATCTACGGAGTCGACCTGAAGGACTTCGCGGTCAACATCGCACGTCTACGTATGTGGCTGTCGCTGGCGGTCGAGTTCCGGGGCAAAAACCCACCTCCCTTGCCTAACCTAGACTTTAAGATTGAAACAGGCGACGCCCTCCTTGGCCCCTCTCCAGAAGCTATTGGACAGCTCGCACTTGGTGACGACAAACTGGAAGAGATCACGAAGAAGAAGGCCCAGTTCATGAAGGCCGATCCAGAGGATCAGGACGCTCTCGAATCTGAAATCCGTGAGATGATCGACAAGGCTAAGTCCGATATGCCGAATGTCGGTGGGGAGAAGCCGTTCTACTGGCTGGCAGAGTTCTGTGAAGTTTTCGAGACAGGCGATGCAAACCGTGACGGTTTTGACATCGTCATCGCAAACCCACCTTATGTTCGCCAGGAGCTGATCAAGGACATCAAGCCCTACCTGAAGAGTGTCTACGGGGAGTTCTATTCAGGCACTGCAGATCTGTACACGTATTTCTACTGCCGTGCCGTACAGCTCTTGCGAACTGGCGGAATGCTCTCCTTTATCAGCAGCAATAAGTGGTTTAAGGCTGTGTATGGCGAAGAGCTGCGTGGTTTTCTAGCGAGCCAGACCAGCATTCGATCTATAACTAACTTCGGCGATCTTCCCGTGTTTACAGCAACTGCCTACCCGATGATCTTTGTTGCACGGAAAGAGTCGATCGAGGTCCAGTCCACAATACTCACCTTGGTACGCACCCTCGATCCGCCTTACCCGGACGTGAAAGCGTTGGTCGAAATGGAAGGATTCCTGCTTCCGACCGACGCGATTCAGGGCTCGGTATGGAGGCTGGCAGACAAAGAATCCCTTTCAAAGTTGCGGCGGATGGAGCAAGTCGGTATACCGCTTGGCAAATACGTGAAAGGCAATATCTATCGAGGAATTCTTACCGGATACAACAAGGCATTCATGATCGATGATGCTAGGCGCGACCAGTTGATAGCCAGTGATCCAAAGAGCGCCGATCTCATTAGACCGTTGGCGTTTGGAAAAGACATTCGTCGGTGGGTCGTGTCGAGAGAAGATCAGTGGGTTCTATTCATTCCCTGGCACTGCCCCTGGCAACACGAAAAAAGTATTTCAGGTGCCTCAAAGGGTGCTGAGAAGGAGTTTGCAAAGACCTACCCCGCAGTCTACAAGTATCTCAAGTCTCATCGTGCCGGCCTTGAAGCTCGCAACCAGGCTGAGACGGGCATCCGTTATGAGTGGTACGCCCTACAACGCTGGGGTGCAGAGTACTACCGCGAATTCGATAAGCCGCGTATCGTCTTCCCTGATATTGCTAAGGAAGCAAGGTTTGCTTTTGCCCCTCCTGGCTTGATGATCAACGACACGTCTTTCATGATTGTCCTGGAAGATCTCTATCTGGTCGGCATCACAAACAGTCTGCTCTTCCTCTCGCTGGTCGATATTTTTGTGCCACAGATTCAAAATGGGTTCTATAGGTTCAAGCGAGCCTATCTCGAACCGATTCCTGTTCCGAAAGCAGGCGAAAAGGACCGAAAGGCAATATCGGATCTCGTACAGAAGTGCCTCGATGCAAAATCAGCTCTTATTGACGCCGACGTCAGCGATCATGAGGCCAAGATCGATAGGCGCGTCGAGTACCTCTACTTCCACCAAGACGAGTTCGACACCTTCGAGGCCTGGCAGGAGCATCTCAAGACTGAGAAGCACAGATTAGAGCAGGACACCCGCGCTTTGATCAAGGAGCACGAGGGCAAGCAAGTTGAGCTCAAAGAGACCCTGGAGTTCGTCGACCGGCCCCCAAAGGGCGTTACTGGCGAGGCGCTTGCTCAGTGGCGCAGCAAGAAGCAAGCAGATTGCGTTCATGGTGTTCTCAAGACAATCGTCGCCTTCCTCAACAGTAAGGGCGGCACTCTGCTGATCGGGGTCCACGACAACGGAACCATCCCAGGCATCGA
- a CDS encoding DEAD/DEAH box helicase family protein yields the protein MAKGSQVGGTAISSSELQTWIDNRPGNTMLDAVRLLLPSTQRLDIASGYFEVGSLLDLDGDWQTVRKIRLLMGDEVTKRTKSAMVEALREKDKNGIERQQEEDDWRALEGLAAIKAGIIADAIETRVYTKAKFHAKAMHFHTTGVVNHGLVGSSNFTRPGLTQNIELNLFTSDPAHLALLEEWFQRSWDEAEDLKAELLAIIEPHVREYFPFEVYVKAMRERFHGMEADGTSWEATESRVYPVLAKYQRDAYFDLKYMGEKWGGGLLCDGVGLGKTHVGLMLIEQAISNREKVLVIAPKAAIPSVWERNLKRFFPDDFGKFTDDIRILAHTDLGREGGVTDEQIEKLRSRYQMIIIDEAHHFRNTHRNRSKKLKALTKGRKTFLLTATPINNSLLDLYVLINYIAQDRKDHFQEKGVANLRGWFAAHMGEIDQERLKLDLSGESTFHEFLKHILVQRSRVYVKSLEKDIDETIKFPQRQLPVVIEYSLGEVYGDLLPELFNALHPQKPELNLVIYETEKFKKEENQDKDTLDFQSNVTSLIRTMLLKRLESSEKALEASVESLLWKHVALIQELRPLKHEAWIAENLDLFERMKAHREDQPSRDDDEEEDELPLTSYELKKLEEIKEDIKLFGKHEEEWVDTLERDMRTLSRILSHLHDAIHPENDAKLQAFIKKIKATPRLMTDKFVVFTEFKDTARYLEEQLKLAFPDEAIVEVDSGRHVSDREKVIKRFAPYYNCDSDDELSQALEDPIRILVSTDVLSEGLNLQDANIIVNYDLHWNPVRLMQRIGRVDRRMDPDIPVDYDKVYVYNFLPPDELERLIGLHHRLTGKLAQINRALGIEAPVLDPTDETQVVDFYLNLGEGKMSVAETLRREAAKLERDHPEIWSKAADYPNRIYTGKPGEKRYLFLCYRVVAGFEPDAEEKTPVYDTKWYMVDRKTGDVTEDMAKIHEVIQCAEGTPRDLNVPKEERTKLRKSVEEGDIAKHRFTAQIPQGYKDKLVCWMEI from the coding sequence ATGGCGAAGGGTTCGCAAGTAGGCGGAACAGCGATCAGCAGTTCCGAGCTTCAGACCTGGATTGACAATCGACCAGGCAACACGATGCTCGACGCCGTTCGGCTGCTACTGCCCAGCACACAACGACTCGACATCGCATCTGGATACTTCGAGGTCGGCTCCCTTCTCGATCTGGACGGCGATTGGCAAACCGTTCGCAAGATTCGCTTGCTCATGGGCGACGAAGTGACTAAGCGCACAAAGTCTGCAATGGTCGAGGCGCTACGAGAGAAGGACAAGAACGGAATCGAGCGCCAGCAGGAGGAGGACGACTGGCGCGCGCTGGAAGGGCTCGCAGCTATCAAGGCAGGAATAATCGCAGACGCGATCGAGACCAGGGTGTACACAAAGGCCAAATTCCATGCCAAGGCAATGCACTTTCACACTACCGGTGTCGTAAACCACGGACTCGTCGGATCGTCAAACTTCACGCGACCCGGCCTGACGCAAAACATCGAGCTCAATCTCTTCACAAGCGATCCCGCTCACCTCGCCTTGCTCGAAGAGTGGTTCCAGAGATCATGGGATGAGGCAGAGGATCTCAAAGCGGAACTCCTCGCCATCATTGAGCCGCATGTCCGCGAGTACTTTCCCTTCGAGGTTTACGTCAAAGCGATGCGAGAGCGCTTCCACGGCATGGAAGCCGACGGCACAAGCTGGGAGGCCACAGAGAGCCGTGTATACCCCGTGCTGGCCAAGTATCAGCGCGATGCTTACTTCGATCTCAAGTACATGGGCGAAAAATGGGGTGGCGGACTGCTTTGCGACGGTGTCGGCCTTGGCAAGACCCACGTCGGCCTCATGTTGATTGAACAGGCGATCAGCAACCGCGAGAAGGTGCTCGTCATCGCCCCAAAGGCGGCAATCCCCTCGGTTTGGGAGCGGAACCTCAAGCGCTTCTTTCCCGACGACTTTGGCAAGTTCACCGACGACATCAGGATTCTCGCCCACACGGACCTCGGACGAGAAGGCGGTGTGACGGATGAGCAGATCGAGAAACTGCGGAGTCGCTATCAGATGATCATCATCGATGAAGCACATCACTTCCGGAACACTCACCGCAATCGGAGCAAGAAGCTCAAGGCTCTGACAAAGGGACGCAAGACTTTCTTGCTCACCGCGACCCCAATCAACAATAGCCTGCTAGACCTCTATGTCTTGATCAACTACATCGCACAGGATCGCAAAGACCATTTTCAAGAGAAGGGCGTCGCAAACCTCCGCGGCTGGTTCGCCGCCCACATGGGCGAAATCGACCAGGAGCGGCTCAAGCTTGACCTCAGTGGCGAATCGACCTTCCACGAATTCCTCAAGCACATTCTCGTCCAACGGTCTCGCGTCTATGTCAAGAGCCTTGAAAAGGACATCGACGAGACGATCAAGTTCCCTCAGCGCCAGCTCCCTGTCGTCATCGAGTATTCGCTTGGAGAGGTCTACGGCGACCTGCTCCCCGAGCTGTTCAACGCGCTCCATCCCCAAAAGCCAGAACTCAACCTTGTCATCTACGAAACAGAGAAATTCAAGAAAGAGGAGAACCAGGACAAGGACACCCTCGACTTCCAGTCGAACGTAACCAGCCTGATCAGAACGATGCTCCTCAAACGACTTGAGTCGAGTGAGAAAGCTTTGGAAGCCTCGGTCGAGAGCCTGCTCTGGAAGCACGTCGCCCTCATTCAAGAACTCAGACCCCTGAAACACGAGGCCTGGATCGCTGAGAACCTCGATCTGTTCGAGCGTATGAAGGCCCACCGGGAAGATCAGCCCAGTCGGGATGACGACGAAGAGGAAGACGAACTCCCGCTCACGAGCTACGAACTCAAGAAGCTCGAAGAAATCAAGGAGGACATCAAACTCTTCGGCAAGCACGAGGAAGAGTGGGTCGATACGCTAGAGCGGGATATGCGCACCCTTTCGCGCATCCTCTCGCACCTTCATGACGCAATCCATCCCGAGAACGACGCCAAGCTCCAAGCATTCATCAAGAAGATCAAGGCCACGCCGAGATTGATGACCGACAAGTTCGTCGTCTTCACGGAGTTCAAGGACACAGCGCGTTATCTCGAAGAGCAGCTAAAGCTCGCCTTCCCAGACGAGGCGATCGTCGAAGTCGATAGCGGCCGGCACGTCAGCGACAGAGAGAAGGTCATCAAGCGTTTTGCCCCCTATTACAACTGCGACAGCGACGATGAGTTGTCACAGGCGCTCGAAGACCCGATTCGCATTCTCGTATCGACCGACGTTCTCAGCGAAGGCCTCAACCTGCAAGACGCGAACATCATCGTAAACTACGACCTCCACTGGAACCCTGTCCGCCTGATGCAACGAATCGGCAGAGTGGATCGGCGCATGGACCCGGACATACCGGTCGATTACGATAAGGTCTACGTCTACAATTTCCTGCCACCGGACGAGCTTGAGCGCTTGATCGGCCTGCATCACCGGCTGACCGGCAAGCTCGCCCAAATCAACCGTGCGCTCGGCATCGAGGCTCCGGTTCTCGATCCGACCGACGAAACTCAGGTCGTAGACTTCTACCTAAACCTTGGCGAGGGCAAGATGTCCGTTGCCGAGACTCTCAGGCGTGAAGCCGCGAAGCTAGAGCGCGACCACCCCGAGATTTGGAGCAAGGCTGCCGACTACCCGAACCGGATCTACACAGGCAAGCCAGGAGAGAAGAGGTACCTCTTCCTCTGCTACCGCGTCGTCGCAGGCTTCGAGCCCGATGCTGAAGAGAAGACCCCGGTCTACGACACGAAGTGGTACATGGTCGATCGCAAGACAGGCGATGTCACCGAGGACATGGCGAAGATCCACGAAGTGATCCAGTGCGCCGAAGGCACACCCCGCGACTTGAACGTTCCGAAAGAAGAGCGAACGAAACTTCGCAAAAGCGTCGAAGAGGGCGACATAGCCAAGCACCGCTTCACCGCTCAGATTCCGCAAGGGTACAAGGACAAGCTCGTTTGCTGGATGGAGATTTAG